Proteins co-encoded in one Fusarium fujikuroi IMI 58289 draft genome, chromosome FFUJ_chr06 genomic window:
- a CDS encoding related to ochre suppressor tyr-tRNA: MGSSESKPISSHVWKASAPNGLSQDLVDSLQSSNETDASRSKIVELQIQARVAEELKKLQQKEAEALKIAHEKLASADFKDDNSTSQYTVSKEIEAMREKLESRKQVRPLPESVEGARNEVIRCLREHDRRPLDCWQEVENFKAEVKKLEKSWVEKVVS, translated from the exons ATGGGTTCCAGCGAGTCGAAACCAATCTCCTCACATGTGTGGAAGGC CTCAGCGCCTAACGGACTGTCACAAGATCTCGTTGATTCACTACAATCCAGCAATGAG ACCGATGCCTCTCGTTCCAAGATAGTCGAGCTCCAGATCCAGGCCCGCGTGGccgaggagctcaagaagctacAGCAGAAAGAGGCCGAAGCTCTCAAAATAGCACACGAGAAACTCGCCAGCGCCGATTTCAAGGATGACAACAGCACGAGCCAGTACACCGTCAGCAAGGAGATTGAAGCCATGCGTGAGAAGCTGGAGTCACGCAAGCAAGTGCGTCCTCTGCCCGAGAGTGTTGAGGGAGCGCGCAATGAAGTCATTCGATGTCTGCGGGAGCACGACCGACGGCCGCTTGACTGCTGGCAGGAGGTGGAGAACTTCAAGGCCGAAGTTAAGAAACTTGAGAAGAGCTGGGTCGAGAAGGTCGTCTCGTAG
- a CDS encoding related to ERF2-protein involved in palmitoylation and localization of Ras2p gives MAAKSGDDGFSAPHNSRSEAARPPSIISSRMTDIASEDGDGPELQKNRMSIPRSADMGSRPDTARTGASSRGPWQGQSLRNKTYLSGVQAKRGSVESSTAGSTSQAPSLSSRSHVPSLQSHAFFRPMSSQKLQAQRGGSHRPSTMSQMSPASPTSPTSPTSPTSQQRFDEHGEASGSQTRQSIISNPIAQLQRQTSNDDNMRSPPSRGTEMTEQETLDRITANTSPSHGHYPAGSLTDSVRPLQQGKTSDTGHFQHNIIVDKSYKDLHNLPSPIKSPRSFRSSFLMPGRSNEGQQSQNRSTEGAEKLSSSASSPQFRPVDSHTERHPRVPHKPSQKSDLGRVHQYFDGNTVFCLGGRWQNTRGRPVNIATGIFVIIPCALFFGFEAPWLWKHVSPAIPIVFAYLAYICFSSFIHASVTDPGILPRNLHQFPPVDDNDDPLQLSPPTTDWALIKSAESSTAAMEVPVKHCRTCNIWRPPRAHHCRLCDNCIETHDHHCVWLNNCVGKRNYRYFFTFVTSATILAAYLIATSLTQILLYKNREGVSFGKAIDHFRVPFALVFLGFISFLYPAALMGYHVFLMARGETTREYMNSHKFAKKERFRAFSQANMLKNFVVVLCRPRQPTYYQFKAHYHEGDQRLGIRRDKRPRSSSQGLEMHDVVPGSSGFQGPVALRSEHSH, from the exons ATGGCCGCGAAATCCGGTGACGATGGCTTCTCAGCGCCACATAATTCCCGTTCCGAAGCGGCCCGGCCGCCGAGCATAATTTCTTCTCGAATGACGGACATCGCGAGTGAGGACGGGGACGGGCCAGAGTTACAAAAGAACAGAATGAGCATTCCTCGAAGTGCGGACATGGGTTCTCGGCCTGATACTGCAAGAACGGGAGCGTCTTCCAGGGGTCCATGGCAGGGTCAGTCTTTGCGTAACAAGACATATCTTTCTGGCGTACAAGCGAAGAGAGGGAGTGTCGAGAGTTCGACTGCCGGTTCGACAAGCCAAGCGCCGAGCCTATCAAGCAGGAGCCATGTTCCATCGTTGCAGTCGCATGCTTTTTTCAGACCCATGAGCTCGCAGAAATTACAGGCGCAAAGAGGAGGATCGCATCGTCCATCTACAATGAGTCAAATGTCGCCAGCGTCTCCTACCTCGCCAACGtcaccaacatcgccaacgtCACAACAAAGATTCGATGAGCACGGCGAAGCTAGTGGTAGTCAAACACGGCAAAGTATTATATCGAACCCCATTGCGCAGCTGCAACGCCAAACAAGCAATGACGATAACATGCGATCTCCACCATCCCGGGGCACGGAAATGACGGAACAAGAAACTTTGGACAGAATAACAGCGAATACGAGCCCTAGCCATGGCCATTATCCTGCGGGGAGTTTGACTGATAGTGTTCgtcctcttcaacaaggcAAGACTTCCGATACAGGTCACTTTCAGCATAACATCATTGTGGACAAGAGTTATAAGGACCTACACAACCTGCCCAGCCCGATTAAATCTCCACGGTCGTTTCGATCAAGCTTCCTTATGCCGGGTCGAAGTAACGAAGGCCAGCAAAGTCAGAATCGCAGTACCGAAGGAGCTGAGAAACTCTCTTCGTCTGCATCTTCACCACAATTCAGACCTGTAGACTCTCATACTGAGCGTCATCCCCGGGTTCCTCATAAGCCAAGTCAGAAATCAGATCTCGGACGTGTTCATCAGTATTTCGATGGCAACACAGTATTCTGTCTTGGTGGTCGCTGGCAAAACACAAGAGGGAGACCTGTTAATATTGCGACCGGTATCTTTGTCATCATTCCTTGCGCCCTGTTCTTTGGTTTTGAAGCACCTTGGTTATGGAAGCATGTATCGCCTGCGATACCTATTGTTTTTGCATACCTTGCGTATATAtgtttctcttccttcatccACGCCTCTGTTACGGACCCTGGG ATTCTTCCGCGAAATCTTCACCAGTTTCCCCCTGTCGACGACAACGACGACCCTCTCCAACTCAGCCCGCCCACGACAGATTGGGCATTGATAAAATCTGCGGAATCATCAACAGCCGCCATGGAAGTTCCGGTTAAGCACTGTAGAACATGCAATATCTGGCGACCACCCCGTGCCCACCACTGTCGTTTATGCGATAACTGTATCGAAACCCATGATCATCACTGTGTGTGGCTCAACAACTGTGTCGGGAAACGTAATTACCgatatttctttacctttgttACATCCGCAACTATCCTTGCGGCATACCTCATCGCCACTTCTCTTACACAGATTCTTCTTTACAAGAATCGTGAAGGCGTCTCATTCGGAAAAGCTATTGACCACTTCCGAGTTCCTTTTGCGTTGGTATTTCTTGGGTTTATCTCCTTCCTTTATCCTGCTGCTTTGATGGGATATCATGTCTTCCTCATGGCGCGAGGCGAAACGACCAGAGAGTACATGAACTCACACAAGTTTGCTAAGAAGGAGCGTTTCCGGGCATTCTCTCAAGCCAACATGTTGAAGAACTTTGTTGTCGTTCTATGCCGCCCCCGACAACCCACGTATTATCAGTTCAAAGCGCATTATCATGAAGGCGACCAACGCCTAGGCATTCGACGAGACAAGCGGCCGAGATCGAGCTCTCAGGGATTGGAAATGCACGACGTCGTCCCTGGAAGTTCTGGTTTCCAAGGTCCAGTGGCTCTGAGAAGTGAACACAGTCATTAG
- a CDS encoding related to beta-1,3-glucan binding protein, giving the protein MSRRSMDASGPHEATSTGYRHSIDPGRGSGSGSGGHGGMFSIPEYSSPASESESTSGSGTQIDERNRYFHSRRVKPGEVEKPWLEKTNPKEKWVTILPILAIFLGLVGSGFLVWDGIRSVVKNKYCLVMEEDFSQGLNPNIWTKEVEVGGYGNGQFEQTTNTDENVYVEDGKLIIKATLQDPKLMQKNNVINLLKAGTCTSKVWSNCVASTNLTAGNNSVVPPARSGRINTKKGANIRYGRIEVTAKLPEGDWLWPAIWMLPRQSVYGAWPRSGEIDIIESRGNNWTYKQGGNDIVSSALHWGPNSANDGWWKTNNKRKALHTTYSAGFNMFGLEWSEKYLFTYVNTRLLQVTYTNFKKPMYKRGGFPDVDQNGTRLTDPWTISPNVNAPFDQEFYLILNVAVGGTNGWFEDGKSDKPWYDASPTAKKDFWDAREQWYPTWTQPQLEVSRVLMMQQCNGNEDL; this is encoded by the exons ATGTCACGAAGGTCTATGGACGCCAGTGGCCCTCATGAGGCGACCTCAACAGGTTACCGCCACAGTATCGACCCTGGGCGAGGCTCAGGTTCAGGTTCAGGTGGCCACGGCGGCATGTTCAGTATTCCAGAGTACTCGAGTCCTGCCTCAGAGTCTGAATCTACATCTGGCTCAGGAACTCAGATCGACGAGCGAAATCGATACTTTCACTCAAGGAGAGTGAAGCCAGGCGAGGTTGAGAAACCGTGGCTTGAAAAAACCAACCCCAAAGAAAAATGGGTGACCATCCTTCCCATTCTTGCAATCTTCCTCGGCCTCGTGGGTTCTGGCTTTCTTGTCTGGGATGGCATTCGAAGCGTAGTCAAGAACAAGTATTGTCTTGTTATGGAGGAGGATTTCAGCCAAGGACTGAATCCTAACATTTGGACTAAAGAAGTCGAAGTTGGTGGCTATGG AAATGGCCAATTCGAGCAGACGACAAACACAGACGAGAACGTCTATGTCGAAGATggcaaactcatcatcaaggcgaCTTTGCAGGATCCCAAGTtgatgcagaagaacaacGTCATCAACCTTCTCAAGGCCGGCACTTGCACCTCTAAAGTCTGGTCGAACTGTGTTGCCTCCACCAACTTGACTGCTGGAAATAACAGTGTGGTTCCTCCCGCTAGATCTGGTCGTATCAATACCAAGAAGGGCGCCAACATTAGGTACGGCCGCATCGAAGTCACTGCCAAGCTCCCTGAAGGTGACTGGCTCTGGCCTGCTATTTGGATGCTCCCAAGACAGAGTGTCTATGGTGCCTGGCCTAGATCTGGCGAGATCGACATCATTGAATCACGCGGAAACAACTGGACGTACAAACAGGGTGGAAACGACATTGTTTCCTCAGCGCTACACTGGGGTCCCAACTCTGCCAACGATGGCTGGTGGAAGACCAACAACAAGCGAAAGGCCCTTCACACCACCTATAGCGCTGGTTTCAACATGTTTGGCTTGGAGTGGTCTGAAAAATATCTCTTCACTTATGTCAACACCCGACTCCTCCAAGTCACATACACCAACTTCAAGAAGCCCATGTATAAACGAGGGGGTTTCCCCGATGTGGATCAGAATGGCACAAGGCTCACTGATCCATGGACTATCTCACCTAATGTGAACGCGCCGTTCGATCAGGAGTTTtacctcatcctcaatgtcGCCGTGGGCGGCACAAATGGGTGGTTTGAGGATGGAAAGTCTGACAAACCATGGTACGATGCCTCGCCAACGGCTAAAAAGGACTTTTGGGACGCAAGAGAGCAGTGGTATCCAACTTGGACACAGCCACAGCTTGAAGTTAGCCGAGTACTCATGATGCAACAGTGCAATGGTAATGAGGATCTATGA
- a CDS encoding related to translation elongation factor eEF3, which produces MPHPVTPPSQDPTMVSKEAPPPPSQETINDLINTIFTAKTSAASIDACYGLCEIILSSVGVAGLNEYGIIAEIKKAAADKKSGLRRESSQNLLGAVFERFLPRQPVSEVVLLLQDGGLVGCALDALSDKGAVVREAAQYGLDAAFGILSPEALVAGLLPALTEYLSRKTGKWQGTVGAYKLLQKMADKAQISIGGTKEEALEKDILREAMGAKLAGLIPVVENGMHDLKAEVEKQAVHTMNSLTTLLSNDDVAPRIPLLIDTMQHPSSQTLQKAIHALSQTTFVAIVTSPVLALLTPFLERSLNNPTTAQEVLRQTVVIVENLTKLVHDPIEARTFLPKLIPGVKSVCDRASLPEVREIAERALATMEKAMGDDKDVVARTAGDDVAKILDEQIKVNGGLTGSLDLWKQARPYISDMVAIDVNYRFVNRISGRIAPYVKSFVKDAEAPQKIADTIQQHYVDEDHRRYGVPEKEDDGEVEIVNADFSLAYGGMLLLSHTNLRLLKGHRYGLCGRNGAGKSTLMRSIANGKLEGFPPQDVLRTCYVEHNQGEDADISILEFVAKDPEIATQGRERISEVLAEFGFTAGPEGRQAERVGSLSGGWKMKLALARAMLQRADVLLLDEPTNHLDVANIAWLENYLKSHPDITSLIVSHDSGFLDNVTTDIYHYEPNKKLACYKGNLANFVKIRPEAKSYYTLSASTVQFKFPPPGILTGVKSQTRAIIRMSNVSYAYPGATKPSLQEVSCQLSLSSRVAIIGPNGAGKSTLIKLLTGETIPTTGKVEKHPNLRIGYIKQHALEHVEMHLEKTPNQYLQWRYQHGDDREVHMKQTRVLSDADRAQMEKWVDLKDGKSPRQIESLVGRSKYKKTFQYEVKWRGLLPKNNTMISRETLTELGFDKLVQEFDDHEASREGLGYRELQPKVISKHFEDLGLDPEIANHNEIGSLSGGQKVKVVIAGAMWNNPHLLVLDEPTNFLDRDSLGGLAVAIRDFKGGVILISHNEEFVGALCSEQWHVRDGRVALRGNAAVSLDRFEDSRPSSGVNSTAASSVVSSAVNSGIEDNSDMKFKARKKKKMTKKELKEREVRRRLRHIEWLNSPKGTPHPPDTDDEDN; this is translated from the exons ATGCCTCACCCCGTTACGCCGCCGTCGCAGGACCCGACGATGGTATCTAAGGAGGCCCCGCCCCCGCCATCTCAAGAAACCATCAACGACCTCATCAACACAATCTTCACTGCAAAGACCTCGGCCGCTTCGATCGATGCATGCTACGGCCTCTGTGAGATTATCCTCTCTTCGGTTGGCGTTGCCGGCTTGAACGAGTACGGCATCAttgccgagatcaagaaggctgccGCTGATAAGAAGTCGGGTCTTCGTCGCGAGTCCAGTCAGAACCTTCTAGGTGCCGTCTTTGAGCGTTTCCTTCCTCGGCAGCCTGTCAGCGAGGTCGTTCTGCTCCTCCAGGATGGCGGTCTCGTCGGCTGCGCTCTTGATGCTCTCTCTGATAAGGGCGCTGTCGTCCGTGAGGCTGCACAGTATGGCCTCGATGCCGCTTTTGGCATCCTGAGCCCCGAggctcttgttgctggtctcCTTCCTGCTCTTACCGAGTATCTTTCCAGGAAGACCGGAAAGTGGCAGGGAACCGTTGGCGCCTacaagcttcttcagaagatGGCTGATAAGGCTCAAATTTCTATTGGAGGCACCAAAGAGGAGGCCCTTGAGAAGGATATCCTCCGCGAGGCCATGGGTGCAAAGCTCGCTGGCTTGATCCCCGTGGTCGAGAATGGCATGCATGACTTGAAGgccgaggtcgagaagcaaGCCGTCCACACTATGAACTCTCTCACTACCCTTCTCTCCAACGACGATGTTGCTCCTCGTATCCCTCTTCTTATTGATACCATGCAGCACCCTTCGTCCCAGACTCTCCAGAAGGCTATTCACGCTCTGTCTCAAACCACCTTCGTCGCCATCGTTACCTCACCCGTCCTGGCTCTTCTGACCCCTTTCCTCGAGCGATCTCTTAACAACCCCACCACCGCCCAGGAGGTTCTCCGACAGACTGTTGTTATCGTCGAAAACTTGACAAAGCTGGTCCATGACCCCATCGAGGCCCGAACATTCTTACCCAAGCTGATCCCTGGCGTCAAGAGCGTTTGCGACCGAGCCTCGCTCCCTGAGGTCCGTGAGATCGCTGAACGCGCCCTCGCCACTATGGAGAAGGCTATGGGTGACGATAAGGACGTCGTTGCTCGTACCGCAGGAGACGACGTAGCcaagattcttgatgagcagatcaaggtcaacggcGGCCTTACTGGAAGCCTGGACCTCTGGAAGCAGGCTCGTCCCTATATTTCCGACATGGTCGCTATTGATGTCAATTACCGGTTCGTCAATCGCATCTCTGGAAGAATTGCTCCCTACGTCAAGAGTTTCGTGAAGGATGCCGAGGCTCCTCAAAAGATTGCCGACACTATTCAGCAGCACTATGTAGACGAGGACCACCGCCGGTACGGGGTTcctgagaaggaggacgaCGGTGAGGTCGAGATTGTCAACGCCGATTTCTCTCTCGCCTATGGTGGTATGCTGCTCTTGTCACACACCAACCTGCGACTCCTCAAGGGTCACCGATATGGTCTTTGCGGCCGCAACGGCGCTGGAAAGTCTACCCTCATGCGAAGCATTGCTAATGGCAAGCTCGAGGGATTCCCTCCTCAAGATGTTCTCCGTACCTGCTATGTTGAGCACAACCAGGGCGAAGACGCTGACATCAGCATTCTTGAGTTCGTTGCTAAGGATCCTGAGATTGCTACTCAAGGCCGTGAGCGTATCTCTGAGGTTTTGGCCGAGTTCGGCTTCACTGCTGGTCCCGAGGGTCGTCAGGCTGAGAGAGTTGGTTCCCTTTCTGGAGgttggaagatgaagctggCTCTGGCCCGAGCTATGCTCCAGCGTGCCGACGTTCTACTTCTGGACGAACCTACTAACCatcttgatgttgccaaCATCGCTTGGCTCGAGAACTACCTCAAGTCTCATCCCGATATCACCAGTCTCATTGTTTCTCACGACTCCGGATTCCTGGACAATGTTACAACTGATATTTACCATTACGAGCCTAACAAGAAGCTGGCTTGTTATAAGGGTAACCTGGCTAATTTCGTCAAGATTCGCCCGGAGGCAAAGAGCTACTACACACTCTCCGCCTCTACGGTCCAATTCAAGTTCCCTCCTCCTGGTATCCTGACTGGTGTCAAGTCACAGACCCGCGCTATTATCCGCATGTCTAACGTCTCATACGCTTATCCTGGTGCGACGAAGCCTTCACTGCAGGAAGTCTCTTGTCAGTTGAGTCTGTCTTCTCGTGTTGCTATCATTGGTCCCAACGGTGCTGGCAAGTCGACTCTTATCAAGCTCCTTACCGGCGAGACTATTCCTACCACCGGAAAAGTTGAGAAGCACCCTAACCTCCGTATTGGTTATATCAAGCAGCACGCTCTAGAGCACGTTGAGATGCATTTGGAGAAGACCCCTAATCAGTATCTTCAGTGGCGTTACCAGCACGGTGACGACCGTGAGGTTCACATGAAGCAGACTCGTGTTCTGTCAGATGCCGATCGTGCTCAGATGGAGAAGTGGGTTGATTTGAAGGATGGAAAGTCTCCACGCCAGATTGAGTCTCTGGTTGGTCGTTCAAAGTACAAGAAGACCTTCCAATACGAAGT TAAGTGGCGAGGTCTCCTgcccaagaacaacaccatGATCTCTCGTGAGACCCTTACCGAGCTTGGATTCGACAAGCTCGTCCAGGAATTTGACGATCACGAGGCTTCCCGAGAGGGTCTCGGCTACCGTGAGCTTCAGCCCAAGGTCATCTCCAAGCACTTTGAAGATCTCGGACTCGACCCCGAGATCGCCAACCACAACGAGATTGGCTCTCTTTCCGGAGGccagaaggtcaaggtcgTTATTGCTGGAGCCATGTGGAACAACCCTCATCTTCTCGTGCTTGACGAGCCTACCAACTTCTTGGATCGTGACTCCCTTGGTGGTCTTGCAGTTGCTATTCGCGACTTCAAGGGTGGAGTTATCCTGATTTCTCACAATGAAGAGTTTGTCGGTGCCCTCTGCTCTGAGCAATGGCACGTCCGTGACGGCCGTGTTGCCCTTCGAGGGAACGCTGCTGTCAGTCTCGACCGCTTTGAGGACAGCCGTCCCAGCAGCGGCGTCAACAGCACTGCTGCCAGCTCCGTAGTTAGTAGCGCTGTCAATAGTGGTATCGAGGACAACTCGGATATGAAGTTCAAGgccaggaagaagaagaagatgaccaagaaggagctcaaggagcgTGAGGTCCGTCGCAGACTTCGTCACATTGAATGGCTCAACAGCCCTAAGGGtactcctcatcctcctgacaccgacgacgaggacaACTAG
- a CDS encoding related to RNA-binding protein Y14, producing MASRSPSRGRYRSRTRSPAARSERSRSPQRRHHHDSRSPARSTSPQRRNGRYRSRSRTRSRSNSRSRSRSRSWSRGARDRNDRDRSASPVAKSTKIVVERLSKNINEQHLYEIFGQFGRIKDLDLPINRTFGTNRGTAYILYDYEDDAEAAIAHMHEAQVDGSAINVSIVLPRRKLSPAPPTARRGANIDPRVPFAGARGGPPGAGMGGNNGMGGGVGGGGRRRASPGSRYGPRSDVYRPGSRSPSRSSAGPPPSRGGGGSRYRSRSNNSFSSRSRSRSPGPRRKATGRHDDHETRRRGSIDSREGRSRSRGRGPK from the exons ATGGCTTCGCGATCACCATCTCGCGGCCGTTACAGGTCGCGCACGCGCTCACCCGCTGCACGCTCTGAACGTTCTCGTTCACCCCAGCGCCGCCATCATCACGACTCGCGCTCACCCGCCCGCTCCACATCACCCCAGCGTCGTAATGGCCGTTACAGATCTCGCAGCCGCACTCGGAGTCGTAGCAACAGCCGGAGTCGAAGCCGTAGTCGTAGCTGGAGCCGCGGGGCTCGCGATCGCAACGACAGAGATAGGAGTGCTTCCCCAGTCGCCAAGAGCACAAAG ATTGTTGTAGAGCGACTTTCCAAGAACATCAATGAACAGCATCTTTATGAGATCTTTGGGCAGTTTGGACGcatcaaggaccttgaccttccCATAAACAGAACCT TTGGAACAAACCGTGGCACAGCATACATACTTTACGACTACGAGGACGATGCCGAGGCCGCGATAGCCCACATGCATGAAGCTCAGGTGGATGGATCCGCGATCAATGTGTCCATAGTGCTTCCCCGTCGCAAACTTTCTCCTGCGCCTCCAACAGCTCGGCGTGGAGCCAACATTGATCCTAGAGTTCCGTTTGCGGGAGCACGTGGGGGGCCCCCTGGTGCAGGCATGGGAGGAAATAACGGCAtgggtggtggtgttggaggtggaggtCGCCGTCGAGCGTCTCCAGGAAGTCGGTACGGACCCAGGTCTGATGTGTATCGTCCAGGATCGCGTTCGCCTTCCAGATCGTCGGCTGGCCCCCCTCCTTCCCGTGGCGGTGGTGGAAGCCGATACCGCAGTCGATCCAACAACTCCTTTTCATCTAGATCACGCTCGAGATCTCCAGGTCCCCGGCGAAAAGCAACCGGCCGCCACGATGATCACGAGACAAGACGACGCGGGAGCATTGATAGTCGCGAAGGTCGAAGTCGATCTCGAGGACGCGGACCAAAATGA
- a CDS encoding related to phosphoserine phosphatase, producing MADQTSPTKQNVTRPQLGSMRSSSYLSDHQEYRPPRPDSARQDQLFHGIDTVIEDTSNSPVPQTRPILPFNGIPSEENPPTVVDSGLSHSYSHPNCAPRAGEKSDRLIATLFYKPRGEDQGSRSPVKTTFADSNESLPANLAPTTDPNEYPLEPPTQESEQLDHIYGSYISPLCITSFLHLMSSFPLPQDADEPHSSHRCLDNQEQPRIVELTLSPTPSPEYLSLDDLRKHEMIYRFEQEWNVDVVLQRDTVWRRHPRLVVFDMDSTLITQEVIDLLADHVKNPPDLAARVAEITHRAMMGELEFEASFRERVALLQGLPANLFEGLRPVLDVTKGVPELIKAFKRLGVKTAVLSGGFQPLTGWLAGQLGIDYAHANHVVIQDGKFTGEVEGVIVGKERKRDLLVDIAAKEGIDLCQVIAVGDGANDLLMLDKAGLGVAWNAKPRVQMEANARLNGESLLDLLYLLGFTSEEIDALVV from the coding sequence ATGGCAGACCAGACAAGTCCCACCAAACAGAATGTCACACGGCCGCAGCTGGGTTCCATGAGGAGCAGCTCTTACCTTAGTGACCACCAGGAGTACCGCCCTCCTCGACCAGACTCAGCTCGACAGGATCAGCTGTTCCACGGCATCGACACCGTTATAGAGGATACCAGCAACTCACCCGTTCCCCAGACAAGGCCTATCTTGCCCTTCAATGGCATCCCGTCTGAGGAGAACCCCCCCACCGTCGTCGACAGTGGACTGAGCCACTCGTACTCTCACCCCAATTGCGCTCCCAGAGCTGGTGAGAAGTCGGATCGTCTTATCGCGACCCTTTTCTATAAGCCGAGGGGCGAGGACCAGGGCTCCAGATCTCCCGTCAAAACCACCTTTGCAGACAGTAACGAGTCTCTGCCCGCCAACTTGGCCCCGACAACTGATCCCAACGAGTATCCTCTGGAGCCGCCAACTCAAGAGTCAGAGCAGCTCGACCACATCTATGGTTCCTATATCTCACCTCTATGCATCACCTCATTCCTCCACCTCATGTCTTCAttccctcttcctcaggACGCAGATGAGCCTCACTCCTCTCATCGATGTTTGGATAACCAAGAGCAACCGCGCATTGTTGAGCTCACGCTCTCTCCTACGCCATCCCCTGAATATCTGAGCCTGGATGACCTGAGAAAGCATGAGATGATCTACCGATTTGAGCAGGAGTGGAACGTCGATGTGGTCCTTCAGCGGGACACAGTATGGAGACGCCATCCTCGACTTGTGGTTTTTGACATGGACAGCACACTCATCACTCAAGAGGTGATTGACCTTTTGGCTGATCATGTCAAGAATCCCCCAGATCTGGCTGCACGAGTTGCCGAGATCACACACCGTGCCATGATGGGTGAGCTGGAATTTGAGGCTTCTTTCCGCGAACGAGTTGCTCTTCTGCAGGGCCTCCCTGCCAACCTGTTCGAAGGCCTGCGACCAGTGTTGGACGTCACCAAGGGCGTACCAGAGTtgatcaaggccttcaagCGACTGGGTGTCAAGACAGCTGTTCTCTCAGGCGGTTTCCAGCCTTTGACAGGATGGCTAGCTGGCCAACTGGGCATTGATTACGCCCACGCGAACCATGTCGTTATTCAGGACGGCAAGTTCACGGGCGAGGTTGAGGGGGTTATTGTGGGAAAGGAGCGGAAGAGGGATCTCCTCGTTGACATTGCTGCCAAGGAGGGCATTGATCTGTGTCAGGTCAttgctgttggcgatggcgcTAACGACTTGCTCATGCTGGACAAGGCAGGTCTGGGAGTTGCATGGAATGCAAAGCCTCGTGTTCAGATGGAAGCTAACGCCCGCCTGAACGGAGAGAGCCTCTTGGATCTCCTGTACCTTCTTGGATTCACTTCCGAAGAGATTGATGCGTTGGTTGTTTAG
- a CDS encoding putative phosphoadenosine phosphosulfate reductase , translating into MPAFISQTSSQVSLTDIKLECESGYVSGQNSEYSSPSSSTTLPQVSLTKAHINHLNNMLEDMHPMDILRFCKVMFPNLYQSTAFGLTGLATMDMLSKIQKEHPNSPTVDLIFLDTLYHFKETYDLVDRVKERYPNVPVHIFKPDGVNNTEEFEDMYGKEMWNTASEMYDWIAKVEPLQRAYDELKVAAVLNGRRRSQGAARGSIPIIEVDDERGVVKINPLATWSFKQVNNYIKENNVPYNALLDQGYKSIGDWHSTAPVKEGEDERAGRWKGQDKTECGIHNKKSRYAEFVAMMERKQQEEKLAAALEKVALPTV; encoded by the coding sequence ATGCCTGCCTTCATCTCCCAAACATCCTCGCAGGTGTCACTCACCGATATCAAGCTTGAGTGCGAGTCAGGCTATGTCTCTGGACAAAACTCAGAATACtcgtcaccatcatcatcaaccactcTGCCCCAGGTCTCTCTCACAAAGGCCCACATCAaccatctcaacaacatgCTCGAGGATATGCACCCCATGGACATCCTCCGATTCTGCAAGGTCATGTTCCCAAACCTGTACCAATCGACTGCCTTTGGCTTGACCGGTCTCGCAACCATGGACATGCTCTCCAAGATCCAGAAGGAGCACCCCAACTCTCCCACTGTCGACCTCATCTTCCTGGATACCTTGTACCACTTCAAGGAGACATACGACCTTGTCGACCGAGTTAAGGAGCGATACCCTAACGTCCCTGTCCACATCTTCAAGCCCGATGGCGTCAACAATACCGAAGAGTTCGAGGACATGTACGGAAAGGAGATGTGGAACACCGCTAGTGAGATGTATGACTGGATTGCCAAGGTCGAGCCTCTCCAGCGAGCCTAtgatgagctcaaggttgCTGCCGTACTCAACGGTCGTCGACGATCTCAGGGTGCTGCCCGTGGGTCCATCCCCATCATCGAAGTTGACGATGAGCGTGGTGTCGTCAAGATCAACCCTCTGGCCACTTGGTCCTTCAAGCAGGTCAACAACTatatcaaggagaacaatGTTCCCTATAACGCTCTCCTCGACCAAGGCTACAAGTCCATCGGTGACTGGCACTCTACTGCTCCCGTCAAGGAGGGTGAAGACGAGCGAGCTGGCCGATGGAAGGGCCAAGACAAGACCGAATGTGGCATCCACAACAAGAAGTCTCGATACGCCGAGTTTGTTGCTATGATGGAGCGCAAGCAacaagaggagaagcttgctgctgctctcgaGAAAGTGGCTCTGCCCACCGTATGA